From Carassius auratus strain Wakin chromosome 9, ASM336829v1, whole genome shotgun sequence:
atagatagatagatagatagatagatagatggatagatggatagatggatagatggatagatggatagatatttCTTAAAGAGGTGTTTTACTAACCAAGGGTAGCTGCACAGGATCTTCTTGAGGAACAGAGAGGCACTTTGGGACACATTTTGGTAGAGCTTACTGAGGTCAAACTTGGCTGCCTGAATTCTGGCCTCTGTCTCGGCAGGGTCATTCTCTGTAAACGGCAGTCTCCCGCTGAGCCTGAATGGTGTACGGCATGACAAAAGCTTCATGTTACACACTAGAATAGTGTTCATGTCAAACACAATCACAGCCACTGACAGCTCACAAGCTCCAGAGAGCTTCTGGAATGCGAAGACAAAACGCAAGGGACAAAACACAAACtgtaacattaataaatactccCACTGATAAAAGATAGAAAACTGGACATTTAAAAGTCAACATGGAATTAAAACAGACCCCATTTCCTTCCAAAGACAGAGCTGCAATGGACAACACTCACATGATATAAGTCAATACGCCAATGCTCCAGATATCAGCCGGTGGACCCACCACATCTCCTTTCAACATCTCAGGAGCTTTCAGTAATCAGCAGAGATATAAACACATTAGTGAGTGAGAAGAAATGTGCAATTgcttataatatatacataactaaaatattaaataagagGGAATGGTATACCATAGGATTATCTCACAAGgaaataaatacaatgttttaCCTAAAATCCTCTGGGGTTTATATGAaaccatatatttaaaaaactgtcttacacATATAATCCAGTGTTCCAATGGGTGGAGAGAACTGCTTCAGGAACAGTGGATTGAAGGTCTGTGCACTACCAAAATCAATAATCTTAACAACATTCATGTAAGTGACGATGATATTGTCTGCTTTGATATCCAGATGCAGGATTCTCCGGCTGTGCAGGTAGTCCAGACCCTGAAGTATCTGTACGATGTACGCCACCACGTCATCCTCTGAATATCGGAACCTAGAAAGAGAGATAAATGATAAGGTGTATTTCATAATCTTCATGCTGGCAGGGAAACTTCAAATAATATTTACCAAACAAGATTGCTTAATGAACGTTTTGTATttctaaagggatagttcacccaaaaatgaagaacTCTGTATCTGACCTGTCAATCAGACTATGGAGCAGCTCTTTCCCTGAGCAGCACTCAGAGATGAGCACTAGGTAGCGTGGGGTGACGTAGGCCTCATGCAGAGCCATGACCTTCTCGTGGTGGAGTGACTTCAGTATGTCATACTCCTGTAGCACGGCCTGCTTGCTCTCAGGCTCATACGGCACAATCTTGGCCATGTACAGGTTACCGGTGGCATTTTCCCGACACTCTCTGATCACACCAAAACGACCTCTGTGGTGAAGAAAATACAAAGGGATCAATGGCTGTCAAGTTccaatattatagattttttttttgcttgaaaaGAGTTGATActtccttaaataaataaataaataaataaaccacttgaaattctgtaataatgtccaaaaacattaatacatttttagtggCTTACGTGTccaaaataagtgtatttttatgGCAAAAAGCCACCTTATAAAAGAAGCAGTTAACTATTGAGTGTTTTCCACCCTAAGGGTTGTCTTATTTTGGTTAGCTTCCCCAGCAAAGCcactggtaaaaaaataaaataaaaaataaaataaaacaacaaataaaataaatcaaagaagaagaaaaaaaagtgaataaagaaataagcaatcaaataaatatacacaaataagtttaaataaatacaacaaaaaatatataaataaataaaaataccaaaacaataaatatacaaaataaacagctataaaaatacaatttaaaaacaataaaatataatatgcatgactacaactaaaaaaaaaataacaaaataaacaaataaataaacaggcatcaaaaaacaatttaacaaaatatgaCACTATCAACAACTTGGAACAGTAATTACATTAAGAGCTAATTCAGCTTATGACATTATTGTTCTAGTAAAGTGTTTATCATGTTATGATATCATATGGATTACTTACAGCTTCTTTTGTATGTGgtgtaattagtttttattatttgatgttgATTTGATAAACAGCCATAAATATGTTCTATGTGACACTGGTATAAGGTACTATAAAAAAGATCAGTCACTGCACTTTACCTTGCTTTCTCATCCATGAATGTGTATGGTTTCTGTGGGACTCCCTGCCTTAGGGTCGACTCTCCAGGTTTTCCTATAGGGGTCCTGCGCCCTGTAGGAGTGATGCGTCCAGACGGAGTGGCTCTTCCACTTGGAGTCATACGATTGGGTGTGCCAGTACCCTCCCCTACGGGACTCAGACTTGTAACTAACACAACCGGTGGTGACAGGGCAGGAGAAGGCGTGTTTGGGGTGACTGGGGTCACATGTGCTGTAGTGGTGGTCGGGACGTACATGGGCACTGAAGAGATAGGCTTGCCCATAGCAGTTGGAGGGGAGACCAAAGGGGGCGGGGACACCGGAGGAGTGTGAGATGGAGGGGAGACCACATTCACAGGGGTCTGAGGTTTGGGCAGGACGACGGGTGGCGAGGGTTTAGCAGGAGGAGGCTGAGCTGCAGGGGATGCTGGGGAGGGTTTGGCCATAGTGATGTTGAGAGTAGTCTTAGCTTTAGCTGGGGTAGGAGCACTAGGGGATGGAGTTCGGATATCAGGCACAGTACGATGACTCGGGGCAAGAGCGGCAGGGGAAGGTGTCGTAGCTGTTGCAGGTGCAGCAGGGGGAGATACAGGCTTTACCGGCTGGACTGTGGAGGGCGCTGAAGTCACCGGTGGAGCTGCAGCCTGTTTAACGGCAGCAGGCTTCATCGCAGGTAGAGTCATTGTGGATGTTACCACTGAAGGTGCAGGAGCCGGAGCTGATGGGAGCGTTTTGACAACGACTTTTCCACTGGACTTTTGGGGTGCTGTTAAAAAGACtttgaatttgaaaaacaaaGATGCACAGATGCATAATTTCCATTCAAAATTATATTACACTATTGTTAAAAagtttaatatacagtaaaaacagtaatattatgaaacattatcatttaagGCAGTGtcctcaaactcaattcctggagagCCACAGCTCTCCGGACTTTAGCTCCAGCCAGCTtcaaatcacacctgcttggaagtttctataATCCTGAAGATCctgattagctggatcagatgtgtttgattagggttggagctgtgCTCCTCCAGGAATTAAGTTTGAGATCAATGATTTAAGGTAACCATTTTTTGGTTACGCTTTATTTTaaggcattactccagtcttcagtgtcaaatgaactttcagaaatcattcgaatatgctgtagttgctgtcacttttgatcaatttaatgttcccctgctgaataaaagtattaataataaaaaaaattaaaattaaaattaactgaccccaaatgttttgACCAGtactatattgtattatattataaatatattcatctaatattatacagtattttgagtcAAATTCACTGTCATTTGGTAGTTTTGTGACATTCCATTTGTCTTCAAAGAACATAAAAAAGGTAAGAGacactaaaatgcatttaatatcgGTACACCTGCAGCAAAAATTTACTGGTTTACTTTATTGGCTGCCAACAGTGTAAAATTGTTGAGAACCACTTATGTAGGTAAGAACATTTGTGCACCTGTTGAGTCCAGGATGATTTTTTCAGACAGATTGCTGTAAGGTCCCTGACCAGCCTTGTTCACACAGGCCACTCTGAACCTGTATGCTGCACCGGTTGGAAGGTCCGTGACATTGTAGTAACAGTCAGCCACACCTGTGGCTACTATCAGCCAGTTAGTCTCACCtaggaaaataaatattacattggaACATGACAAGAATAAGAATTGGGTGCAACATCCTTCCTTTCCAAAAGAGGGCAGTAGAGCTgaaaaaattataactttttcctctacacttttttttatttttttacattttacaggaAAATTAAGATATTACATTATTGttatcataaaacataaaatttttgCTTGATTATCTCAGTATTAAATCTCACTTTAAATTGTCAGTCAAAGTCCAGTAGGATAAATAATGAGTGCTGTCCACTAACCCTCTGTCTTCCTCTCCAGAGAGTAGGTGCATGGTGCCGTGGTGTCTGAGGGTCTCCAGACCACCAGAGCGGTGTTTTTATACTTCTGAGGCACCTCAGGAGTCCCAGGACTATTAGGCAGAcctacaaataaatatttggtgTTACCTACTAGAAATTTTCTTGGTTCTTATGACTTTCGAAAAAACCTTCAATTGATTggggtaaataaatgttatttatttatttaatactttatttatttagcagacacaTATTAAACTTATCAAAAGAGAGTAAAGAaatttagaaagtaaaaaaaaaaaactattttaaatacatatatgataaaagatatattatagtgtttattaaatgacaaatcagcatattagaattgatttctaaaggatctgAAGGATTAATGGCAGacgaaaattcagttttgccacaCAATCGCAAGAATAAAGCAcacatcaaaaacattcaaaaatcttaccatccccaaaacttttgaaaggtaagTATATGTTACTGAGTTTAGTGCAAATTGTATAGAAACTGCaatgattaaatattatagaGCTGAACATAAACAGAAAACTTTATGTTTGCTATAGAAAGTCACATGCTTTTCCAGCTTTTTGCAATATACAAATTGTCCTTGACCATGGAAACTTTCAGACATTaatgtaagaaagaaagaaaggagaaagaaaaagaaagaataaataaaacaaaactgtctCAGTTAGAGTATCTACATAATATTCACACCTCTGCTAGCAAGTCACCCTTCCATATTAATCAGCTTTGTGAACCACAAAAAGGAGTGAATAATTTATGGCCTGCTGTTCTAGGAGAAAGTAGCTTTGCACAATGATAAGCAATGCATTAGCCTGCTCACGATGTTAAAAAGCCAATGGCATTTCTGTTGTCAAGACTAAAAGAGATCCTTCCTGAGTCTTGCTGTGATGAGTTATGCActaactcttaaaaaaataaatgtgttctttATTTCTGTTCTTTCACTGTCCCACTTTCATCTTTGTTCCAGCCTTTACTTTTCTGAGAAATTCTGGATCACTGCAATATAGCACTTCTCATCTTATTTTCTCCTTAAGGGGTTTTAACACTGACAGTGCTTCTCTACAACAAAATGATGAGAttgcattcattttcattaagatttcatttattttctgtgacACATCAAGTTTGAGAGAAGTGATGCATAAAATCAGATGCACAACCATGTCAAAAATTGTCAGCATTTTTTACTAGTGTACTGATGATCATTCTAGTTTATGAAATGATCCATTATGCATTGCTGCAATTTATAGATAAACACTTTCCCCAGCAGAATATTTAATTGCTGTGGAtaacatctgattttttttttctcagtctttttctCATTTACCCATCTATTCTCCTTCCTAATCAGCCAGACTTTTACTACCTCATTAGCTTTCTTTCTAATCATTCTTGTCTTAAACTTACGAGCAAGGGACACAACGCATGAGCTGGTGACAGAGGCCAGTGTGTTCGAAGCCACACATTCATAAAGCCCTGCATCCTTCTTGGTGGTCTTCATAATCATCAGGAGCTGTCTCCCATCAGGGCAGGATATCATGTTCATCCTCGGGTCTATCTCAAGTGGCTTCTTATCTAAGAATACACAAAGTTGAAAAGCAAAACTGTTAGTTGGGAACTTGAAGTTTTTCCAAAATCATAATTTCAAATCCACAACCTGGTATGCTCTAATGTTAATGTTGACATTTTAGACTTTGAATTTGGTGTTGTTAATTTAGGGTGACATTTACTTTGAGGTGAAGAGAGATCCTTCTAAAATATATAGGTTTGCTTGTGTTGTATCTAAAATGTATGGTTTAGTGCAGCAcagatatttttaaagaacaaaatACCAATAAATATATGCTTTAATATCTTATTTTTAACTCTCAAAGTACTCCATATTGGCTGAGACAGTATAATGCGGAAGAATTTCTAATTTCTACAGATacaacatgaagccaatataggGAGATAATACACTTACAATTACTGCAAAGTTATTTTATATTCAGTATATTCAGTTAAGTTTTTTTGCTCTCCATTTAGGTCAGATTCTATTATCTGTAGTCCCATAGAAGCTTTTATTACAGTTTGAATCAGACCTTTCATCCATGAGATGCGTGGGTGAGGACTGCCAGCAGGGAGGCAGCTGAGAGTTACAGGATCTCCCTCCAAGAGAACGTGGTCCCTTAGTTTGATATGGAACACAGGAGGGAAGTCTAGTTGTTGAGAGAATCAGTGAAAAGACTAGTGAGACAGGCACTATAATTTATCTCCCACAGCTGTGCCAAAGCAAGTCCATATGCATAATTGATTCATTGATGATACATGTAAATCTTTAAACAACATTGGATGTAATCAAATAGGTGTCTTCTTTTGTGCAAAAGTTACTGTGAAATTCGTAAAATGAAATGTGCAATACCAGATGTTAGACGTGTGTACTGGCGAGAGCGGAGAGAGCCATTCTCCCTGGCAATGGAAGCTGGGATGTCTGGTTGGGAAACCGTCTTGTCTCTTTTTCCCCTTGTCAACCCCCAGCGGTCCCATCGTGATCTGCGttcaatttctgtacctggaAAAAAATTAAGGCCTTTTAACAGCAAGACCATATTAAGAGCATTAaccccccccaccaaaaaaaaaaatatttgtgtactTTTAGCAGCTGATTCTGATTGGATGCTTGACATGGAATCGAGTGATTCTGATGAGGTCCCTTTCCCTGATTGGGCAGCAATTTGGTTCTGTGGGACACCCATCCTCTTCAGACTGCCACCTTCTGAGGTGGAACGACGTAGTTTTGTGAATATAGGTGTCCTTTTCTCCATCTTGCTTTCATTATCATCTTTCCTGTCCTCAGAGTGGCTCCTAATCCTTGTGGATAAGCTTGCCATGGTACTGCCAATCTTCTTGCGCATGGCAAGGATCGGTGACTCTGAGGGTGCTTTGGACTCAGGCTCTGGGGGAGGCTCAGGACCTCCATCCAACCTCACCATCTCAATCTCTTTCTTTTCTTGGGATCCCCTCCGTCCCAGTGCCCAGGACAGACGACGCCTGGGTGCTGAAGCTTCCTCTTCTTTGAGCTTCTCTTCCTGCCTCTCTACTGATGGGGTTCTTTTCAAGCGCATTGAGAGTCTCCTCATGAACCCAGGGTCCTTCTCCGCCTCACGAAGATCCTGAACTGACTTGGACTTCTCCTCCATCCGCCTTGGAACAAATTCTAATGGTGCACCAATTGGCCTTGGGCGATACATTTCTTCTGCGGTTTCTGGAGCAACGGTGGAAGGCTTTTCTTCCGTTTTCTGGAATGAGAAGCGTTTAAGACTACGAGTTAGAGAGGACTCACGCTTCTTGAAACGAGCTTCAAAGACCTCCTCAGATGCAAGGTCCTGAATGTTGCTTCCAGGAGACGGCTCTCGCTCAGAGGAGGCACGAGTGGGAGTTTCAGGAGGACTTGGCTCTTTAGGAGAATGTTCTGTTGAGGCAACCCGAGAAAAGACTGCAGGATGTTCAGTGCTTTGGGGAAGGTCTGGTTTGGATGAAGAAGTTAGCAAAAGGCTTGGTTCAGAGATGTGTTTGGAAATGGGTGCATAGACTGGAACTGAAGCTGGGCTGGTTGTTGGGGTGGTTGATGCAGGTGTAGGCACAGGAACAGGACCAGGTTGGCTAGATGCCTGGACTGATGGTACCATGATGGTCTGCATGATACTAGCATATGCAGACACTCTACCATCTGGGAGCACTGTACGTGCAGGGAGTGATGGAGTCACATAAGTTGAGACGACACTCTGGGGGCTGGGAGCTGGGGCAGCTGTTGGGGTCACCATTATTGAGCTGGTGGTAATGGTAACCTCTGGAGACTTTGGTGATGCCTTTACATTATCCTCAACTTCTTTAACCTCATCCTCAACTTCTTTTACCACATCCTCAATTTCTTTTATCTCATCCTCAACTTCTTTAACCTCAATCTCTGGAGCAGGAGGCTCCACTTCTTCCTCTTGTTCTTTatcctctctttcttcctcttcctcaatTGTTTCCTCTACTATGGGGGTCTTCAGCTTAATTTCATCCACTTTTTGAGACTTTTCACTGGGCACCTCTAACTTGCTCTGGACCTTCTCCTGTGCATCAGTCTCCCAAGATTTCTGATCAACACTACtagattgatctgcattagtttttGGCAAAACAATGACTTCTTCTGGTCTGTTGTCCTTGTAGACAGCTGATTCTTTTTCCTCAATTTTCTCTTTCTCACATACTTCTGGTTCTGGTGTATGGATTTTTGGGGTGATGGGGCGAGAATCCTTAACTGGCTCTGTGAGAGCAGACATAGATACAGCTTCCTGGAGTCGTCTCTCTTCTATTTGTGCCAGTGGGATCTCTAGAGGTGCTCCCATCCGTCGGTGCAAGGGCATGGGCTCTGAATCACCCTGGCTGAAAGAAGCACTCTTTCGGAGTATCTTTGTCTTTGGGATATCATCTCTAGGAGACTCGCTGGATGCCGCTCTAACAAGTGGAGGGTTTCCAAGGCGAGACCCCCGCACATAGCGCTTCTCATCCCCCATGCCTAATGTCTCCAGCAATGGGCCTCGTAATCCGCTCATCTTGTTATCTACAGAGCCACCCCTGAGAAGTCTCTGCCTCATAAGTTCCAATTTCAGGGCATAGTCTTCCTGGCTCAGCTTTGCAGCTCCTGGACTTGGGCTTCTCCTTGGAAGCTCCATCGATACTGACTTTTGCAGAATTCTACTTCCATCGGTAGAGCTTTCTTCTGTGCCCTCCTCTGGTTTGATGTGGAGCTGTAGGGCACTGTCAGCTGAGCTCCCTCTGCGCAACTCTCCTCTGCGACGAGCTCCCTCTGGCTCATCTGACTCCATGCTTGAACCTCTCCGCATAGGTCTCTTTGCGTGCTCTGCTCTTTTGGCCAGTTCTGCTGGTTCTACATCAGATGAGCCTTTTTCATCATCTTGTGTTGATCTCTTCCTGGCTTTACCCCTAGCAGCTGCACCTGCACCCTCTTTCTCTGACATCTCCACTTCCATGGGCTCTGACTTCTGATGGCTTGAAGCAGGCCTCTCAGCATTTCCATTCGGTCTACCTGTCATTTCATCATCCCCAACAATTTCAGTCAGTGACATTCTAGAACCTGAGAATTCCATGTTTATGGGCATTGGGATAAAAGGCAGCTCATCAATGTCTTCATCCGAATCtgaagatgatgatggtggtggtgagcCTTGTTTCAGATGTCGTGGAACAGCAATGGAAATGTGGCTAGAGGAGTCATCCAGTAACTCGGCTATGGACCTCATTACCATCTTAGATTTATAGCTGATAAGAGATCGCTAAAAGAGATATGTGAGCATTGTTACAATGACATACTAAAAGAATCTATAATATTTTAAGCACTGaacaaaattcattaaaatgatctTACCTGCCATTTTCTTCTGGACATAAACTTTTTCAGGGACTCTGTGCTGATGCTTTTACCCTTATTCAAGgtctaaaataatgaaatacgTATTTTAACAATCACTGTAAATAACTTTTTCCATTAAATACTTTTATCTAAATagtttaaaacttaaattaacttGATGTTGAATTAATTCATATAACATATTTGGATAGCCACACGTCTAAAGGAGCATTTCTTTACTCTTCTACTCTTTCGTTACCTTGAACCAGGGATGCCGAAGACATTCGTTAGCATCGGGTCTCCTGcagataaaacaacattaaacaaaTTGCCACTTAACAAAAACCGTTCTTAGCAGTAGAAATAATTTTCTCAACAATATATTATCAACAGGAGTATTGTGCTGCAGATAAGCACCGTAGATTCCACTTACAATCTATCAGCCACCAGCAGTTTAATGACGAATCCCTTAGCTTCATGACAGAGGTCGGTAAACATGCTTTCTTCAAAAGCTACATTATAGTTCCTGATGTTGAGAACCGAACTGCGGTCGTTTTCTCCAGCAAAAGGAGAAACTCCAGTGAGACTGCAAAATAGAGTTGTTTGTTGAAGTCTTAACTGAAGATACTGGTATTAGTGATGAACACTAAACTCTTGCTTAACATAAATTAACATAATATGATgtaaaattatatcattatttttattctaatagACAGATTTGAAATAATCCTACCATAAGTATGTTAGAACTCCAACAGGcctgtgagaagaaaaaaaaagttgaattgtGAGGCACTAATGTATTCATGATACTTTAGAGGCTGCATACAGATTTGTTCAAGAGCTGTTTTGTGATGGAGGCACCAGGTGCGTTACCAGATGTCCGTTGCCTTGGAGACGGGTGTCTGGTTAACAATCTCTGGGGCGACAAATTCTGGAGTGCCATATTTGCAGTACTGTGCCTCATCAGGCGTGAACTTTACAGCATTTCCAAAATCACATATGCGGATCTGATCACTAGTAGGGTCTGCCATGAGGATATTATCAGGCTgagtagaaaaaaagaagagtCTAGTCAACACATCGTTTCTTTACCGTGATTATTCTTATGGGAGAAAATGGTAAAGACAGCAAATTACATAACATTTACCTTTAAGTCTAGATAGAGTATGTCATGATGATGAAGATAACTAATACCCTCCAACAGTTGCCTCACGCTGGATCGGATCTGCAGTAAACAGTTTAGGGACACGCGTCACTTTTACTAGTCCTATCCCTACAGAAATTCTTAAAAGAACACATTCTTTATTCTCCCAATAACTAGAACATGCAAAGAGAAATGGCCCATGACAAACCAAATGTGACAAGTCTACTCAAACATTTGGAACTTTTTGGGTCACTTTGAAAGGTCAAACTGGTTCACTCACCTCTGACTCCATTACTGTTGATTTCTTTGTAAGCCTTTCGAGAAGCTCCTCATGGCATCTTTACACATTGTCAAAGACAATCACAGTGACGGGGCAAAGCTTGTGATCAACTCATCATCACTACAACGTGTGAGCGGAAGTGTGATTGTGCCAGATTGTGTGGATGTGAGATAATTATACAGTGGGGACCAAAAATCTGAGTTCACAAGtgaaaatgcatctcttttaCACACCATTTCAtgctgttcaaataaataaatcacaaattataGTCATAACAGTTAAAGTTCAGTGTTCAACTAAAACAATTTACATGTCCTAgtattt
This genomic window contains:
- the LOC113108331 gene encoding striated muscle preferentially expressed protein kinase-like isoform X4 — translated: MRKAEVQMTLKKCADEEAGRMAPPSPRIPSKRAKVSSDQVVPDPAASVYPTPTPPVFIRKMRNAAVGTGCDIRLKVAVAGDPQPTLFWYHNDDLLNMDNQEYGGLWIRDCKPSDAGLYTCIATNHLGEARSSAVLAVLDLGEGERMMDVAPDASDRWAAGETTVLEKEALALGSRAPGPQSARSPSEEVLRESPPQVLPPPSPKIGRSTASPLLSRSGSSPATPLAPRKKVVVPTEYQDTVPGEFEEKIKQPKSSGMSQSSAQDSRPQTPVSEYSRKELTPRPSPKLTRASSKIFEKVRVFEERRKSIDNPEGSISGRSWAGFNRASSIDSDEGGSRLGISRESSKEDLREALKADAAHRRTMFKQRASSLEDRPHYSQKVQDIENKFTEELQRIKKLVGKPHMKKSFSTEQLSTSHRSRLPIRKVEPIPPQVLQKLQERERAQREQEMREREQAKERSPPKSPSRRRKDQLAQKVESDRSVPTTKVVSTFGQEPSPPEAMSLSDLPGQRSPRLRGPSPSRDSTRRSPTVEITSMAEERSRGRAESPSRNVLEMTLRKVEPRPASPLVKRVVRVQEVPQANDESMHKKTPIEITLRKLERRPESPLVQGETVAIQECPVQAPTKPPRVSSSSSSEEKMELDVTPLPPALKLTIPKIIVEEEPMETDTPAEKTDKAVKSGTAKEEKPQRSRGRGRRQRPMSPELESSDDSYVSAGEDPLEAPVFEFPLQDTVASTGTEVLLKCIVSGTPFPEVTWKRDNTEIKNSPTHVVKVEGERHTLLIKWTKPSDAGTYTVTATNEVGEMSSSATLFIKSEPSQDQRGNLGVPMDVSSPITSDEEYLSPLEEGMDFSSYRGPEPRKIVDTRFKEPPSFQVVIGDQTVIEGQEVTMSVRVSGQPKPMLYWLRDRVTIKTGACHIVHETEEGNFEMIIKSAQKSDSGVYTCKIINEYGTKQCEGKLEVKARPIEPGLAIIRPVRDVMVKAGETALFECHVIGPQDTDVDWLSDGKLIQPALLDCKMHFDGKRCRLLLNSVHEDDSGTYTCKLSTAKEELTSSAKLKVVASIEPLFTRKLDVLEVIEGRNARFDCKVSGTPPPRVIWSHFDHPLEDSEDIRILKEGGRHSLIISHVSNEDEGLYTVVARNSHGEAECAAELYVQEPRPAISSQIAKLEKMPSIPEEPEVPENEVERFTMPDFVKPLYDLDVVEGREAVLRCKVAGLPYPAIIWFHNGKRIDSTEDRKMTQFRDVHSLVIRSVCHAHGGVYKCVISNKVGKATCYAHLYVTDILPDPPDGGPVIESITGKTITLSWKKPRRLDPSIDPSSLMYAVQQQALGSIQWTIIASCLKQTIYTITNLSKGVRYAFRVLSITSKAFSKPSPATEPVQLLDRGPYLQEAPIIIDKPDIVYMVEKQPLSITVTLNHVNASVTWKRGAVTLSNRPGLYELSMPDDDQHTLMLCKVKSSDVGQLTCIASNKYGSDTCTLTLEMAVAPTFETIMEDLDVNVGETPRFAVVVEGKPVPDILWYKGDTLLSESSHFTFVYDDNECSLVVLNTQADDSGVYTCTAKNLAGSVSCKAELTVHIAKEYKDDPMEDEASILRKMRRLTDYYDVHKEIGRGAFSYVKRVIQKAGKNEYAAKFISARAKRKVSALRELDILSHLDHERILYFHDAFEKKNAVIIITELCHEELLERLTKKSTVMESEIRSSVRQLLEGISYLHHHDILYLDLKPDNILMADPTSDQIRICDFGNAVKFTPDEAQYCKYGTPEFVAPEIVNQTPVSKATDIWPVGVLTYLCLTGVSPFAGENDRSSVLNIRNYNVAFEESMFTDLCHEAKGFVIKLLVADRLRPDANECLRHPWFKTLNKGKSISTESLKKFMSRRKWQRSLISYKSKMVMRSIAELLDDSSSHISIAVPRHLKQGSPPPSSSSDSDEDIDELPFIPMPINMEFSGSRMSLTEIVGDDEMTGRPNGNAERPASSHQKSEPMEVEMSEKEGAGAAARGKARKRSTQDDEKGSSDVEPAELAKRAEHAKRPMRRGSSMESDEPEGARRRGELRRGSSADSALQLHIKPEEGTEESSTDGSRILQKSVSMELPRRSPSPGAAKLSQEDYALKLELMRQRLLRGGSVDNKMSGLRGPLLETLGMGDEKRYVRGSRLGNPPLVRAASSESPRDDIPKTKILRKSASFSQGDSEPMPLHRRMGAPLEIPLAQIEERRLQEAVSMSALTEPVKDSRPITPKIHTPEPEVCEKEKIEEKESAVYKDNRPEEVIVLPKTNADQSSSVDQKSWETDAQEKVQSKLEVPSEKSQKVDEIKLKTPIVEETIEEEEEREDKEQEEEVEPPAPEIEVKEVEDEIKEIEDVVKEVEDEVKEVEDNVKASPKSPEVTITTSSIMVTPTAAPAPSPQSVVSTYVTPSLPARTVLPDGRVSAYASIMQTIMVPSVQASSQPGPVPVPTPASTTPTTSPASVPVYAPISKHISEPSLLLTSSSKPDLPQSTEHPAVFSRVASTEHSPKEPSPPETPTRASSEREPSPGSNIQDLASEEVFEARFKKRESSLTRSLKRFSFQKTEEKPSTVAPETAEEMYRPRPIGAPLEFVPRRMEEKSKSVQDLREAEKDPGFMRRLSMRLKRTPSVERQEEKLKEEEASAPRRRLSWALGRRGSQEKKEIEMVRLDGGPEPPPEPESKAPSESPILAMRKKIGSTMASLSTRIRSHSEDRKDDNESKMEKRTPIFTKLRRSTSEGGSLKRMGVPQNQIAAQSGKGTSSESLDSMSSIQSESAAKSTEIERRSRWDRWGLTRGKRDKTVSQPDIPASIARENGSLRSRQYTRLTSDFPPVFHIKLRDHVLLEGDPVTLSCLPAGSPHPRISWMKDKKPLEIDPRMNMISCPDGRQLLMIMKTTKKDAGLYECVASNTLASVTSSCVVSLARLPNSPGTPEVPQKYKNTALVVWRPSDTTAPCTYSLERKTEGETNWLIVATGVADCYYNVTDLPTGAAYRFRVACVNKAGQGPYSNLSEKIILDSTVFLTAPQKSSGKVVVKTLPSAPAPAPSVVTSTMTLPAMKPAAVKQAAAPPVTSAPSTVQPVKPVSPPAAPATATTPSPAALAPSHRTVPDIRTPSPSAPTPAKAKTTLNITMAKPSPASPAAQPPPAKPSPPVVLPKPQTPVNVVSPPSHTPPVSPPPLVSPPTAMGKPISSVPMYVPTTTTAHVTPVTPNTPSPALSPPVVLVTSLSPVGEGTGTPNRMTPSGRATPSGRITPTGRRTPIGKPGESTLRQGVPQKPYTFMDEKARGRFGVIRECRENATGNLYMAKIVPYEPESKQAVLQEYDILKSLHHEKVMALHEAYVTPRYLVLISECCSGKELLHSLIDRFRYSEDDVVAYIVQILQGLDYLHSRRILHLDIKADNIIVTYMNVVKIIDFGSAQTFNPLFLKQFSPPIGTLDYMSPEMLKGDVVGPPADIWSIGVLTYIMLSGRLPFTENDPAETEARIQAAKFDLSKLYQNVSQSASLFLKKILCSYPWARPTIKDCFNNSWLQDAYLMRLRRQTLTFTTTRLKEFLEQQQQVRAEVATKHKVLLRSYQSTPSTPGTPAAPISQ